One segment of Physeter macrocephalus isolate SW-GA chromosome 3, ASM283717v5, whole genome shotgun sequence DNA contains the following:
- the PPCS gene encoding phosphopantothenate--cysteine ligase isoform X1 produces MAAVDLVAEFPQPAGAARWAEVMARFAAGLGAQGRRVVLVTSGGTKVPLEARPVRFLDNFSSGRRGATSAEAFLAAGYGVLFLYRARSAFPFAHRFPPQTWLSALRPSSRAASGLLSLEAEEKALPGFAAALRSYQEAEAAGTFLAIEFTTLADYLHLLQAAAQALNPLGSSAMFYLAAAVSDFYVPVSEMPEHKIQSSGGPLQITMKMVPKMLSPLVKDWAPKAFIISFKLETDPSIVIDRARNALEIYRHQVVVANILDSRRTFVVIITKESETKLLLSEEEVGKGIEIEEKIVDDLQSRHTAFIHDKN; encoded by the exons ATGGCGGCAGTGGACCTGGTCGCCGAGTTCCCCCAGCCCGCCGGTGCTGCGCGCTGGGCCGAGGTGATGGCTCGGTTCGCCGCCGGGCTGGGCGCGCAGGGCCGACGGGTAGTGTTGGTTACGTCCGGCGGCACCAAGGTCCCCCTGGAAGCCCGGCCTGTGCGCTTCCTGGACAACTTCAGCAGCGGGCGGCGCGGTGCTACCTCGGCCGAAGCCTTCCTGGCCGCGGGCTACGGGGTCCTGTTTCTGTACCGTGCTCGCTCTGCCTTCCCCTTTGCTCACCGCTTCCCGCCCCAGACCTGGTTGTCGGCTCTGCGGCCCTCCAGCCGAGCGGCTTCGGGCTTGCTGAGCTTGGAGGCGGAGGAGAAGGCACTCCCGGGCTTCGCCGCGGCTCTGCGGAGCTACCAGGAGGCTGAGGCTGCCGGCACCTTCCTGGCCATAGAGTTCACCACTTTGGCAGACTATTTGCATCTGCTGCAGGCTGCAGCCCAGGCGCTCAATCCGCTAG GCTCTTCTGCGATGTTTTACCTGGCTGCGGCCGTGTCAGATTTCTATGTTCCTGTGTCTGAAATGCCTGAACACAAGATCCAGTCATCTGGGGGCCCACTGCAG ATAACAATGAAGATGGTGCCAAAAATGCTTTCTCCTTTGGTTAAAGACTGGGCTCCCAAAGcatttataatttcctttaagtTGGAGACTGACCCCTCCATTGTAATTGATCGTGCTCGGAATGCTTTGGAAATTTATCGACATCAAGTGGTGGTGGCTAACATCCTTGATTCACGACGGACCTTTGTGGTTATTATAACCAAAGAGTCAGAAACCAAGTTACTGTTATCAGAGGAAGAAGTAGGAAAAGGCATAGAGATAGAAGAGAAGATAGTGGATGATCTTCAGTCTCGACATACCGCTTTTATACATGACAAAAACTGA
- the PPCS gene encoding phosphopantothenate--cysteine ligase isoform X3 — protein MFYLAAAVSDFYVPVSEMPEHKIQSSGGPLQITMKMVPKMLSPLVKDWAPKAFIISFKLETDPSIVIDRARNALEIYRHQVVVANILDSRRTFVVIITKESETKLLLSEEEVGKGIEIEEKIVDDLQSRHTAFIHDKN, from the exons ATGTTTTACCTGGCTGCGGCCGTGTCAGATTTCTATGTTCCTGTGTCTGAAATGCCTGAACACAAGATCCAGTCATCTGGGGGCCCACTGCAG ATAACAATGAAGATGGTGCCAAAAATGCTTTCTCCTTTGGTTAAAGACTGGGCTCCCAAAGcatttataatttcctttaagtTGGAGACTGACCCCTCCATTGTAATTGATCGTGCTCGGAATGCTTTGGAAATTTATCGACATCAAGTGGTGGTGGCTAACATCCTTGATTCACGACGGACCTTTGTGGTTATTATAACCAAAGAGTCAGAAACCAAGTTACTGTTATCAGAGGAAGAAGTAGGAAAAGGCATAGAGATAGAAGAGAAGATAGTGGATGATCTTCAGTCTCGACATACCGCTTTTATACATGACAAAAACTGA
- the PPCS gene encoding phosphopantothenate--cysteine ligase isoform X2, with amino-acid sequence MVANRPLTIAAARGPGSSAMFYLAAAVSDFYVPVSEMPEHKIQSSGGPLQITMKMVPKMLSPLVKDWAPKAFIISFKLETDPSIVIDRARNALEIYRHQVVVANILDSRRTFVVIITKESETKLLLSEEEVGKGIEIEEKIVDDLQSRHTAFIHDKN; translated from the exons ATGGTAGCGAACCGCCCCCTCACTATTGCGGCTGCGCGTGGGCCAG GCTCTTCTGCGATGTTTTACCTGGCTGCGGCCGTGTCAGATTTCTATGTTCCTGTGTCTGAAATGCCTGAACACAAGATCCAGTCATCTGGGGGCCCACTGCAG ATAACAATGAAGATGGTGCCAAAAATGCTTTCTCCTTTGGTTAAAGACTGGGCTCCCAAAGcatttataatttcctttaagtTGGAGACTGACCCCTCCATTGTAATTGATCGTGCTCGGAATGCTTTGGAAATTTATCGACATCAAGTGGTGGTGGCTAACATCCTTGATTCACGACGGACCTTTGTGGTTATTATAACCAAAGAGTCAGAAACCAAGTTACTGTTATCAGAGGAAGAAGTAGGAAAAGGCATAGAGATAGAAGAGAAGATAGTGGATGATCTTCAGTCTCGACATACCGCTTTTATACATGACAAAAACTGA